The Xanthomonas sontii genome contains a region encoding:
- a CDS encoding lytic murein transglycosylase translates to MRLAWILLLAAPCALAQTPPAAAPSTPDPAFASCVAGLRTAAAKAGVAEASFDRFTAGLQPDPSVLPLLDAQPEFTTPIWDYLAGLVDSQRIDDGRAMLAAHRDLLAQVAQQYGVDPETVVAVWGVESDYGRISGKRPLLVSLLTLSCEGRRQPFFRSELFALLKLLQAGDLRPEGLTGSWAGAFGHTQFMPSTYARVAVDGDGDGRRDLVASIPDALASTANYLKLAGWQSGQPWGLEVKLPAGFDPALAGRTQRRPLSDWRARGLTAADGGALPALAAQTPAAVLIPAGVHGPAFLVFRNYDAIYAYNAAESYALAIALLSDRLRGKPGLVAAWPTDDPGLGRPERRELQTLLLARGHAIGQADGAIGTATRRAIQAEQQRLGLQPADGRAGQRILDALRREAGGAPAAPAPTPATPPQSPAPASSPAPTPTPTKTQFGGTPPTAFRLPAAYPAFAHSPAPRSIHPMSDVPGLSTGDFHGYPSLLVETPQSTAAISLFGGQVLSFVPKGGTDALWLSPSAQPTPTPIRGGTPVCWPYFGRQGQSDAVPAHGFVRTVPWQLKDARREADGTLVLTLAPPDFDDLPLRLRMQLRIGATLEQRLVTDNVGTAPARFTQALHNYFRVADATQVRVQGLDGLDYLDKFENYATPHRQHGDWSLQDPRDPGRSDRIYTGAGGRYTLLDPGLQRRIEIVTTGSRTLVAWNPGEAGAQKMADVGPHWRQFVCLEAANAGPEVIELAPGAQHVLQQTISVAAL, encoded by the coding sequence ATGCGTTTGGCCTGGATCCTGCTGCTGGCGGCCCCGTGCGCGCTCGCGCAGACCCCACCCGCGGCGGCGCCGTCCACGCCCGATCCGGCCTTCGCCAGCTGCGTGGCCGGCCTGCGCACGGCTGCGGCGAAGGCGGGCGTCGCCGAGGCGTCCTTCGACCGCTTCACCGCCGGTCTGCAGCCGGACCCGAGCGTGCTGCCGCTGCTCGACGCCCAGCCCGAGTTCACCACGCCGATCTGGGACTACCTGGCCGGCCTGGTCGACAGCCAGCGCATCGACGATGGTCGCGCCATGCTCGCCGCGCATCGCGACCTGCTCGCGCAGGTGGCGCAGCAGTACGGTGTCGACCCGGAGACGGTGGTCGCGGTGTGGGGCGTGGAGAGCGACTACGGCCGCATCTCCGGCAAGCGCCCGCTGCTGGTGTCGCTGCTGACCCTGTCCTGCGAAGGCCGCCGCCAGCCGTTCTTCCGCAGCGAGCTGTTCGCGCTGCTGAAGCTGCTGCAGGCCGGCGACCTGCGCCCCGAGGGCCTGACCGGGTCCTGGGCCGGCGCCTTCGGCCATACCCAGTTCATGCCCAGCACCTACGCCCGCGTCGCCGTGGACGGTGATGGCGACGGCCGCCGCGACCTGGTCGCCAGCATTCCCGATGCGCTGGCCTCCACCGCCAACTATCTCAAGCTCGCCGGCTGGCAGAGCGGCCAGCCGTGGGGGCTGGAGGTGAAGCTGCCGGCGGGCTTCGACCCGGCGCTGGCCGGGCGCACCCAGCGCCGGCCGCTGTCGGACTGGCGCGCGCGTGGCCTCACCGCCGCCGACGGCGGCGCGCTGCCGGCGTTGGCCGCGCAGACGCCGGCAGCGGTGCTGATCCCGGCCGGCGTGCATGGCCCGGCGTTCCTGGTGTTCCGCAACTACGACGCGATCTACGCCTACAACGCCGCCGAAAGCTATGCGCTGGCGATCGCGCTGCTGTCCGACCGGCTGCGCGGCAAGCCCGGGCTGGTCGCGGCCTGGCCGACCGACGATCCGGGCCTGGGCCGCCCCGAACGGCGCGAACTGCAGACCCTGCTGCTGGCGCGCGGCCACGCCATCGGCCAGGCCGACGGCGCCATCGGCACCGCCACCCGCCGCGCGATCCAGGCCGAGCAGCAACGCCTGGGCCTGCAGCCGGCGGACGGTCGCGCCGGGCAACGCATCCTCGATGCGCTGCGCCGCGAGGCCGGCGGCGCGCCTGCGGCACCCGCGCCGACACCGGCCACGCCGCCGCAATCGCCTGCACCGGCATCGTCGCCAGCACCTACACCTACACCTACAAAGACGCAGTTCGGCGGCACCCCGCCCACCGCATTCCGGCTGCCGGCCGCTTACCCAGCCTTCGCCCACTCCCCCGCGCCACGGAGCATCCACCCCATGTCCGACGTCCCCGGCCTGAGCACAGGCGATTTCCACGGCTATCCCTCGCTGCTGGTGGAGACCCCGCAGTCCACCGCCGCGATCAGCCTGTTCGGCGGCCAGGTGCTGTCGTTCGTGCCCAAGGGCGGCACCGACGCGCTGTGGCTGTCGCCGAGCGCGCAGCCCACGCCGACCCCGATCCGCGGCGGCACCCCGGTGTGCTGGCCGTACTTCGGCCGCCAGGGCCAGAGCGACGCCGTGCCCGCGCACGGCTTCGTGCGCACCGTACCCTGGCAACTGAAGGACGCGCGGCGCGAGGCCGACGGCACGCTGGTGCTGACCCTGGCGCCGCCCGACTTCGACGACCTGCCGCTGCGCCTGCGCATGCAGTTGCGCATTGGCGCCACCCTGGAGCAGCGCCTGGTCACCGACAACGTCGGCACCGCGCCCGCCCGCTTCACCCAGGCCCTGCACAACTACTTCCGTGTCGCCGACGCCACCCAGGTGCGGGTGCAGGGCCTGGACGGCCTGGACTACCTGGACAAGTTCGAGAACTACGCCACACCGCATCGCCAGCACGGCGACTGGAGCCTGCAGGATCCGCGCGACCCCGGCCGCAGCGACCGCATCTACACCGGCGCCGGCGGCCGCTACACCCTGCTGGACCCGGGCCTGCAGCGCCGCATCGAGATCGTCACCACCGGCAGCCGCACGCTGGTGGCCTGGAACCCGGGCGAGGCCGGCGCACAGAAGATGGCCGACGTCGGACCGCACTGGCGCCAGTTCGTGTGCCTGGAAGCGGCCAACGCCGGACCCGAGGTGATCGAACTGGCCCCGGGCGCCCAGCACGTGCTGCAGCAGACGATCTCTGTCGCGGCGTTGTGA
- a CDS encoding DUF3375 domain-containing protein, with protein sequence MKPHVRIAGYRQLREQPLWKLLAADHAPELIGLLQTLLGDAQRRLPADVLHERLQRQLDALKDDELSRELPRTAQAYVAHWLAQGWLERRLPEGDAQEEYELSRQAAQAIRFIAGVRDSTSVATESRLSLVIQQLVQLAGQTETDPDARLAALRAERERLDAEIERVAAGKLAALDGKRALERTRDIIRLSDDLTEDFRRVRDDFERLNREFRERIIDDEGARGDVLEKLFAGIDVIGESEAGRSFQAFWSLLNDAEQSVQLDAALEALLARGFARRLDRHERAFLRGLTGTLLERGGQVHEVMQHFARSLRGFVQSRGYLEQRRLNQLLKQAQGEALQLRDQLHATAATGYVLPLSSARLRSPSQWRLHDPRSQLVDGRVQVAEAATISLDSVGDLVAQSEIDLRGLRNDLHDLLGRQPQLSIGEALRQRPAAQGLGSVIGYLALGTRHGVVVDGEWEAVQWEGGDGQVRRARIPLVWFTKEKRNELV encoded by the coding sequence ATGAAGCCGCATGTCCGGATCGCCGGCTATCGCCAGTTGCGCGAACAGCCGTTGTGGAAACTGCTTGCCGCCGACCATGCCCCCGAGCTGATCGGCCTGCTGCAGACCCTGCTTGGCGACGCCCAGCGGCGGTTGCCGGCCGATGTGCTGCACGAGCGCCTGCAGCGCCAGCTCGATGCGCTGAAGGACGACGAGCTGTCGCGCGAACTGCCGCGCACCGCGCAGGCCTACGTGGCGCACTGGCTGGCGCAGGGCTGGCTGGAGCGGCGCCTGCCCGAAGGCGACGCGCAGGAAGAATACGAACTGTCGCGGCAGGCGGCGCAGGCCATCCGCTTCATCGCCGGCGTGCGCGACAGCACCAGCGTGGCCACCGAGAGCCGGCTGTCGCTGGTGATCCAGCAGCTGGTGCAACTGGCCGGGCAGACCGAGACCGATCCGGACGCGCGCCTGGCCGCGCTGCGCGCCGAGCGCGAGCGCCTGGACGCGGAGATCGAGCGCGTGGCCGCCGGCAAGCTGGCCGCGCTGGACGGCAAGCGCGCGCTCGAACGTACCCGCGACATCATCCGCCTGTCCGACGACCTGACCGAGGATTTCCGCCGGGTCCGCGACGATTTCGAGCGGCTCAACCGCGAGTTCCGCGAGCGCATCATCGACGACGAGGGCGCGCGCGGCGACGTGCTGGAGAAGCTGTTCGCCGGCATCGACGTGATCGGCGAGAGCGAGGCCGGGCGCAGTTTCCAGGCGTTCTGGAGCCTGCTCAACGACGCCGAGCAGAGCGTGCAGCTGGACGCGGCGCTGGAGGCGCTGCTGGCGCGCGGCTTCGCCCGCCGTCTGGACCGCCACGAACGCGCCTTCCTGCGCGGGCTCACCGGCACCCTGCTCGAACGCGGCGGTCAGGTGCACGAGGTGATGCAGCATTTCGCGCGCAGCCTGCGTGGCTTCGTGCAGAGCCGCGGCTACCTGGAACAGCGCCGGCTCAACCAGTTGCTGAAGCAGGCGCAGGGCGAGGCGCTGCAGTTGCGCGACCAGCTGCATGCCACCGCGGCCACCGGCTACGTGCTGCCGCTGAGCAGCGCGCGGCTGCGCTCGCCGTCGCAGTGGCGCCTGCACGACCCGCGCAGCCAGCTGGTGGACGGGCGGGTGCAGGTGGCCGAGGCGGCGACGATCTCGCTGGACAGCGTCGGCGACCTGGTGGCGCAGTCGGAGATCGACCTGCGCGGCCTGCGCAACGACCTGCACGACCTGCTCGGCCGGCAGCCGCAACTGAGCATCGGCGAGGCGCTGCGGCAGCGCCCGGCGGCGCAGGGCCTGGGCAGCGTGATCGGCTACCTGGCGCTGGGCACCCGCCATGGCGTGGTGGTCGACGGCGAATGGGAAGCGGTGCAATGGGAAGGCGGCGACGGCCAGGTCCGGCGCGCGCGCATCCCGCTGGTGTGGTTCACCAAGGAAAAACGCAATGAACTGGTCTGA
- a CDS encoding ATP-binding protein: protein MTSLSESSTVPVAPSLFAETLAEQRAQQYRMRRLQVHNWGTFNGLTDVPIAEKGFLFVGRSGSGKSTLLDAMSALLTPPSIVDFNAAAREAERSGRDRSLVSYVRGAWADQQDSASGEIATQYLRKGATWSALALEYRNAQGQAVSLVRLFWIAGSGTAAADVRKHYMVVPRGFDVAAELDGFDLDLRRLKLRLGEDVHHFDSFAGYAERFRHLLGIGNEMALRLLHKTQSAKNLGDLNAFLRSFMLDEPRTFEAADRLVEDFAELDGAHHAVVTARRQVETLTPARDYHAELLALRHSVGELRELQLGIDGYREQRRLALLDARLQELDTQDRGLAGEEGQRREALDNHEQTLAELETQQRAQGGEQVEALERERGRVERERDERMRRRSQVEQACRQLGMGLASSASGFAEQVAQARALRDGVAGEASSLDEAIAERMAERREDERRFAVIRTEIEALLKAPSSIPAPMQALRARLCAETGLSEAALPFVGELVQVEADQAAWRGAIERVLHGFAQSLLVDERHYASVADWVNKTQLGTRLVYFRVRHNAPLQQREPDAKSLLRKLELRDHAYAPWLRQELARRFDYTCVDTVAQLRDAERAITREGQVKHPGDRYEKDDRHAVGDRKRWLLGYDNRDKLKVFEREGQTLAQRIAACDADVAALRKQREQDQGRQLAAHTLAEREWDEIDVAPKLQRLSDIAEQLLQLREGDTALRALGEQIATVRARRDQARRTYEDVRLERAQVSRERARLEAQRETCAARVATAVIGPAQVAGLDARLAALPPLSLDNLEAHLRSVERGLGEQLAQSQAQDARLSQQVLDCFRRYCQQWPEDSGDFTVSLASADDFLARLQRLESDGLPRHEGRFFDLLQTQSKNNLLALQRYTAEAHKAIKQRMDEVNASLEQVPFNRGTLLTIEVSDRRLLEVQEFQQQLRAVLGHQQTEDRALAEAQFAMLRGLVQRLGAQEPELRRWREQVLDVRQHVEFVGVELDADSRAQVEIYRSGAGKSGGQRQKLATTCLAAALRYQLGGEDGELPRYAAVVLDEAFDKADNEFTALAMNIFENFGFQMVVATPLKSVMTLEPFIGGACFVEISGRHNSGVLLIEYDEQAHRLKLPERSRNEATTPAVESRAAMDQAGADLPPPAADAAATIAEPGAATVADTVAMPARASAKAHDGRGNGAKSTPRKASPAAPGKRAGTRAAPSSAKATSAKAPRTSTAAAAAASAATRPAARSASAKPVKAGTGSKPAKPAKAAAVKTPPASGKRRGH, encoded by the coding sequence ATGACGTCCCTGTCCGAATCGTCCACCGTCCCCGTCGCCCCGTCCCTGTTCGCCGAGACCCTGGCCGAGCAGCGCGCGCAGCAGTACCGCATGCGCCGCCTGCAGGTGCACAACTGGGGCACCTTCAACGGCCTGACCGACGTGCCGATCGCCGAGAAGGGCTTCCTGTTCGTCGGTCGCTCCGGTTCGGGCAAGTCGACCCTGCTCGATGCGATGTCGGCGCTGCTGACCCCGCCGAGCATCGTCGATTTCAACGCCGCCGCGCGCGAGGCCGAGCGCAGCGGTCGCGACCGCAGCCTGGTGTCCTACGTGCGCGGCGCCTGGGCCGACCAGCAGGACAGCGCCTCCGGCGAGATCGCCACCCAGTACCTGCGCAAGGGCGCGACCTGGTCTGCGCTGGCGCTGGAGTACCGCAACGCGCAGGGTCAGGCGGTGAGCCTGGTGCGGCTGTTCTGGATCGCCGGCAGCGGCACCGCCGCGGCCGACGTGCGCAAGCACTACATGGTGGTGCCGCGCGGCTTCGACGTGGCCGCCGAGCTGGACGGCTTCGACCTGGACCTGCGCCGGCTCAAGCTGCGCCTGGGCGAGGACGTGCACCACTTCGACAGCTTCGCCGGCTACGCCGAGCGCTTCCGCCACCTGCTCGGCATCGGCAACGAGATGGCGCTGCGGCTGCTGCACAAGACCCAGTCGGCGAAGAACCTGGGCGACCTCAACGCCTTCCTGCGCAGCTTCATGCTCGACGAGCCGCGCACCTTCGAGGCCGCCGACCGTCTGGTCGAGGACTTCGCCGAACTCGACGGCGCGCACCACGCGGTGGTGACCGCGCGGCGCCAGGTGGAAACCCTGACCCCGGCGCGCGACTACCACGCCGAACTGCTGGCGTTGCGCCACAGCGTCGGCGAGCTGCGCGAACTGCAACTGGGCATCGACGGCTACCGCGAGCAGCGCCGCCTGGCCCTGCTGGACGCGCGCCTGCAGGAACTGGACACGCAGGACCGCGGCCTGGCCGGCGAGGAAGGGCAGCGCCGCGAAGCGCTGGACAACCACGAACAGACCCTGGCCGAGCTGGAGACGCAGCAGCGCGCGCAGGGCGGCGAGCAGGTCGAGGCGCTGGAGCGCGAACGCGGCCGCGTCGAACGCGAGCGCGACGAGCGCATGCGCCGCCGCAGCCAGGTCGAACAGGCCTGCCGCCAGCTCGGCATGGGCCTGGCCAGCAGCGCCAGCGGTTTCGCCGAGCAGGTGGCGCAGGCGCGCGCGTTGCGCGACGGCGTCGCCGGCGAGGCCAGCAGCCTGGACGAGGCGATCGCCGAGCGCATGGCCGAGCGCCGCGAGGACGAACGCCGTTTCGCGGTCATCCGCACCGAGATCGAGGCGCTGCTGAAGGCGCCTTCCAGCATTCCCGCGCCGATGCAGGCGCTGCGTGCGCGGCTGTGCGCCGAGACCGGCCTGTCCGAAGCCGCCCTGCCGTTCGTCGGCGAGCTGGTGCAGGTGGAGGCCGACCAGGCTGCCTGGCGCGGCGCGATCGAGCGCGTGCTGCACGGCTTCGCGCAGTCGCTGCTGGTCGACGAACGCCACTACGCCAGCGTCGCCGACTGGGTCAACAAGACCCAGCTCGGCACCCGCCTGGTGTACTTCCGCGTGCGCCACAACGCGCCGCTGCAGCAGCGCGAGCCCGATGCGAAGTCGCTGCTGCGCAAGCTGGAACTGCGCGACCATGCCTATGCGCCGTGGCTGCGCCAGGAACTGGCGCGGCGTTTCGACTACACCTGCGTCGATACCGTGGCGCAATTGCGCGATGCAGAGCGCGCGATCACCCGCGAGGGCCAGGTCAAGCATCCGGGCGATCGCTACGAGAAGGACGACCGCCACGCGGTCGGCGACCGCAAGCGCTGGCTGCTCGGCTACGACAACCGCGACAAGCTCAAGGTCTTCGAGCGCGAGGGGCAGACCCTGGCGCAGCGCATCGCCGCCTGCGACGCCGACGTCGCCGCCCTGCGCAAGCAGCGCGAACAGGACCAGGGCCGGCAACTGGCCGCGCACACCCTGGCCGAGCGCGAGTGGGACGAGATCGACGTGGCGCCCAAGCTGCAGCGCCTGAGCGACATCGCCGAGCAACTGCTGCAACTGCGCGAGGGCGACACCGCGCTGCGCGCGCTGGGCGAGCAGATCGCCACCGTCCGCGCGCGCCGCGACCAAGCGCGTCGTACCTACGAGGACGTGCGCCTGGAGCGCGCGCAGGTGAGCCGCGAGCGCGCGCGCCTGGAAGCGCAGCGCGAGACCTGCGCCGCGCGCGTGGCCACCGCGGTGATCGGCCCGGCGCAGGTCGCAGGGCTGGACGCGCGCCTGGCCGCGCTGCCGCCGCTGAGCCTGGACAACCTGGAAGCGCATCTGCGCAGCGTCGAGCGCGGGCTCGGCGAACAGCTGGCGCAGAGCCAGGCGCAGGACGCGCGGCTGAGCCAGCAGGTGCTGGACTGCTTCCGCCGCTACTGCCAGCAGTGGCCGGAGGACAGCGGCGACTTCACCGTCAGCCTGGCCAGCGCCGACGATTTCCTGGCGCGCCTGCAGCGCCTGGAGAGCGACGGCCTGCCGCGCCACGAAGGGCGCTTCTTCGACTTGCTGCAGACCCAGAGCAAGAACAACCTGCTGGCCCTGCAGCGCTACACCGCCGAAGCGCACAAGGCGATCAAGCAGCGCATGGACGAGGTCAACGCCAGCCTGGAGCAGGTGCCGTTCAACCGCGGCACCCTGCTGACCATCGAAGTCAGTGACCGGCGCCTGCTCGAGGTGCAGGAGTTCCAGCAGCAGTTGCGCGCCGTGCTCGGCCATCAGCAGACCGAGGATCGTGCCCTGGCCGAGGCGCAATTCGCCATGCTGCGCGGGCTGGTGCAGCGGCTCGGTGCGCAGGAGCCGGAGCTGCGGCGCTGGCGCGAGCAGGTGCTGGACGTGCGCCAGCATGTGGAGTTCGTCGGCGTGGAACTGGATGCGGACAGCCGTGCGCAGGTGGAGATCTACCGCAGCGGCGCCGGCAAGTCCGGCGGCCAGCGGCAGAAGCTGGCCACCACCTGCCTGGCCGCGGCGCTGCGCTACCAGCTCGGCGGCGAGGACGGCGAACTGCCGCGCTACGCCGCGGTGGTGCTGGACGAGGCCTTCGACAAGGCCGACAACGAGTTCACCGCGCTGGCGATGAACATCTTCGAGAACTTCGGTTTCCAGATGGTGGTGGCCACGCCGCTGAAGTCGGTGATGACGCTGGAGCCGTTCATCGGCGGCGCCTGCTTCGTCGAGATCAGCGGCCGCCACAACTCCGGCGTGCTGCTGATCGAATACGACGAGCAGGCGCACCGGTTGAAGCTGCCCGAGCGCAGCCGCAACGAGGCGACGACGCCTGCGGTGGAATCCCGCGCGGCGATGGATCAGGCTGGCGCCGATCTGCCGCCGCCGGCCGCGGACGCAGCGGCCACCATCGCCGAGCCCGGCGCAGCGACTGTGGCAGACACCGTTGCCATGCCGGCGCGTGCCTCCGCCAAGGCGCACGATGGCCGCGGCAATGGCGCCAAGTCGACCCCGCGCAAGGCGTCGCCAGCGGCGCCGGGCAAACGCGCCGGCACGCGTGCCGCGCCGTCCTCGGCCAAGGCCACCTCGGCGAAGGCGCCACGCACGTCCACCGCGGCTGCGGCAGCTGCGTCCGCGGCAACGCGGCCAGCCGCGCGGTCGGCGTCGGCGAAGCCGGTGAAAGCAGGCACAGGCAGCAAACCTGCGAAGCCGGCCAAGGCGGCAGCAGTCAAGACGCCGCCTGCGAGCGGCAAGCGCCGCGGCCACTGA
- a CDS encoding TSUP family transporter has product MLESIPTELPWLLCIAFVAGLVDAAVGGGGLIQLPGLFATLPQQAPAVILGTNKFSSMAGTGTAAWRYARHVRLPWRPVLYATAAAFVFAFLGATAVSLLPKQAVRPLILVLLIAMLGYTLIKKDFGALHRPRHIGRRELAIALAIGAAIGFYDGFFGPGTGSFLIFLFIRFFGLDFLRASAASKVVNLATNLAALCFFVPSGKILLAAAVPMAVANVAGAVTGTRLALRGGTPLIRQLFLVLVVVLIGKMGWDLLH; this is encoded by the coding sequence GTGCTCGAGTCGATCCCCACCGAACTGCCCTGGCTGCTGTGCATCGCCTTCGTCGCCGGGCTGGTGGACGCGGCGGTGGGCGGCGGCGGCCTGATCCAGTTGCCCGGACTGTTCGCGACCTTGCCGCAACAGGCGCCCGCCGTGATCCTGGGCACCAACAAGTTCAGTTCCATGGCCGGCACCGGCACCGCCGCCTGGCGCTATGCGCGCCACGTGCGCCTGCCGTGGCGGCCGGTGCTCTATGCGACCGCCGCCGCGTTCGTGTTCGCCTTCCTCGGCGCCACGGCGGTGAGCCTGCTGCCGAAACAGGCGGTGCGCCCGCTGATCCTGGTGCTGCTGATCGCGATGCTGGGCTATACGCTGATCAAGAAGGACTTCGGCGCGTTGCACCGCCCGCGCCACATCGGCCGCCGCGAATTGGCGATCGCGCTGGCGATCGGCGCGGCGATCGGGTTCTACGACGGCTTCTTCGGGCCGGGCACCGGCAGCTTCCTGATCTTCCTGTTCATCCGCTTCTTCGGTCTGGATTTCCTGCGCGCCTCGGCCGCGTCGAAGGTTGTGAACCTGGCCACCAACCTGGCCGCGCTGTGCTTCTTCGTGCCCAGCGGCAAGATCCTGCTGGCCGCGGCGGTGCCGATGGCCGTGGCCAACGTGGCCGGCGCGGTGACCGGCACGCGGCTGGCGCTGCGCGGCGGCACGCCGTTGATCCGGCAGTTGTTCCTGGTGCTGGTGGTGGTGCTGATCGGCAAGATGGGCTGGGATCTGCTGCACTGA
- the folE gene encoding GTP cyclohydrolase I FolE, translating into MADSDNSSTPPVTQAQAEDAVRTLLRWAGEDPTREGLLDTPRRVAEAYGDWFSGYRADPREYLLRTFEEVAGYDELIVLRDIEYESHCEHHMAPIIGKVHVGYLPRGKVVGISKLARVVEAYARRFQVQEKMTAQIAQCIQDVLQPLGVGVVVEGAHECMTTRGIHKRGVSMVTSKMLGTFREDARTRAEFLRFIERVR; encoded by the coding sequence ATGGCCGATTCCGACAACAGCTCCACTCCCCCGGTGACCCAGGCGCAGGCCGAAGACGCAGTGCGCACCCTGCTGCGCTGGGCCGGCGAAGACCCGACCCGCGAGGGCCTGCTGGACACCCCGCGGCGCGTGGCCGAGGCCTATGGCGACTGGTTCAGCGGCTACCGCGCCGACCCGCGCGAATACCTGCTGCGCACCTTCGAGGAAGTGGCCGGCTACGACGAGCTGATCGTGCTGCGCGACATCGAGTACGAAAGCCACTGCGAACACCACATGGCGCCGATCATCGGCAAGGTCCACGTCGGCTACCTGCCGCGCGGCAAGGTGGTGGGCATCAGCAAGCTGGCGCGCGTGGTCGAGGCCTATGCGCGGCGCTTCCAGGTGCAGGAAAAGATGACCGCGCAGATCGCCCAGTGCATCCAGGACGTGCTGCAGCCGCTGGGCGTGGGCGTGGTGGTGGAAGGCGCGCACGAGTGCATGACCACCCGCGGCATCCACAAGCGCGGCGTCAGCATGGTCACCTCGAAGATGCTCGGCACCTTCCGCGAGGACGCGCGCACCCGCGCCGAGTTCCTGCGCTTCATCGAGCGCGTGCGCTGA
- a CDS encoding YchJ family metal-binding protein, translating to MSPSAPRLADPCPCGRPRDYAQCCGPYHAGTPAPDAESLMRSRYSAYVRQDADYLRASWHPSTCPPQVEIDPRTAWLGLTVQRVLQTGADSAEVAFLARYRIGGGSAVRMTEHSRFVREDGRWYYLDALD from the coding sequence ATGTCTCCGTCCGCCCCGCGCCTTGCCGATCCCTGCCCCTGCGGCCGTCCGCGCGACTACGCGCAGTGCTGCGGGCCGTACCACGCCGGCACCCCTGCGCCGGATGCCGAATCCTTGATGCGCTCGCGCTACAGCGCCTACGTGCGCCAGGACGCCGATTACCTGCGCGCGAGCTGGCATCCGTCGACCTGTCCGCCGCAGGTGGAGATCGATCCACGCACGGCGTGGCTCGGCCTCACCGTGCAGCGGGTGCTGCAGACCGGCGCCGACAGCGCCGAGGTCGCCTTCCTGGCGCGCTATCGCATCGGCGGCGGCAGCGCCGTGCGCATGACCGAGCACAGCCGCTTCGTGCGCGAGGACGGGCGCTGGTACTACCTCGACGCGCTGGACTGA
- a CDS encoding DUF4194 domain-containing protein yields the protein MNWSDEFHGHDADAGDIAAAAATSAAADGGTALFAGDSGSLPLEARRALCQLLSGPSVDAYRHGPLWQALLRHEAAVRRVLSELFLELVLDRDGGVAFARQADTGELETPALLRTAPLTFIESVLLLFLRQQLAEADTRGERAVVDEAQLLEVLSVYEKNVSTDRAGFARRVLAAIAKMRDNHLLSKLRGSEDRYEVSPALKLLFSAEDVQALSAAYRGLRDGVAEAAP from the coding sequence ATGAACTGGTCTGACGAATTCCATGGCCACGACGCCGATGCCGGCGATATCGCCGCGGCCGCCGCCACGTCCGCGGCGGCCGATGGCGGCACCGCGCTGTTCGCCGGCGACAGCGGCAGCCTGCCGCTGGAGGCGCGGCGCGCGCTGTGCCAGTTGCTGTCCGGCCCCAGCGTCGATGCCTACCGGCACGGCCCGCTGTGGCAGGCATTGCTGCGCCACGAGGCCGCGGTCCGCCGCGTGCTGAGCGAGCTGTTCCTGGAACTGGTGCTGGACCGCGATGGCGGTGTGGCGTTCGCGCGCCAGGCCGATACCGGCGAGCTGGAGACCCCGGCGTTGCTGCGCACCGCGCCGCTGACCTTCATCGAGTCGGTGCTGCTGCTGTTCCTGCGCCAGCAACTGGCCGAGGCCGACACCCGTGGCGAGCGCGCGGTGGTCGATGAGGCGCAGCTGCTGGAAGTGCTGTCGGTGTACGAGAAGAACGTGTCCACCGACCGCGCCGGCTTCGCCCGGCGCGTGCTGGCGGCGATCGCCAAGATGCGCGACAACCACCTGCTGTCCAAGCTGCGCGGCAGCGAGGATCGCTACGAAGTCTCGCCCGCGCTGAAGCTGCTGTTCTCGGCCGAGGACGTGCAGGCGCTGTCGGCGGCCTATCGCGGCCTGCGCGACGGCGTGGCCGAGGCGGCGCCGTGA